One genomic region from Mycoplasmopsis meleagridis encodes:
- the der gene encoding ribosome biogenesis GTPase Der, whose product MAKNTIAIIGKPNVGKSTLFNRLIGKKISIIYDRPGITRDRLYEKFTWNGKEIRLIDTGGIEIENKPFQEQIRIQADIAINEADVIIFMIDGTSDITNDDLMIISKLKKTNKPIVIAANKLEKNMNEFDFSLYKLGIDKIFSISAQHGQGIGDLLDECLKFLIFDNKQVSNNFKLSIIGRPNAGKSSLLNKLANENRSIVSNIPGTTRDSVKSIITLNNEYFEIIDTAGITRKSKIEDNVEKYALMRALNSLEESNLSIIMLDSTKEISHFDSTIIGEALENNKPIIIAINKWDLIEKDSKTMQNYEKNIRNKFHFVPWVPIVFISAKTNLRMQTLIETIIKVKNNLIRDIKPSILSSFIRETQIIQPAPPYNGGRLNIYLVKKIKAPIPTFIFFVNNKKYLHFSYQRHLENEIRKVLDFAGCPLKLIFKNKNGLE is encoded by the coding sequence ATGGCTAAAAACACAATTGCAATTATAGGTAAACCTAATGTAGGCAAAAGCACTCTTTTCAATAGGTTAATAGGTAAAAAAATATCTATTATTTATGATCGCCCAGGCATTACAAGGGATAGATTATATGAAAAATTTACTTGAAATGGAAAAGAAATTAGATTAATTGATACTGGCGGTATTGAAATCGAAAATAAACCTTTTCAAGAACAAATAAGAATACAAGCTGATATAGCTATAAATGAAGCAGACGTTATTATATTTATGATCGATGGAACAAGCGACATAACTAATGATGATTTAATGATAATAAGCAAACTTAAAAAAACAAATAAACCTATTGTTATAGCTGCAAATAAACTTGAAAAAAATATGAATGAATTTGATTTTTCTCTCTATAAATTAGGAATAGATAAAATTTTTTCAATTTCTGCTCAACATGGACAAGGAATAGGCGATTTGCTTGATGAATGTTTGAAATTTTTAATTTTTGACAACAAACAAGTTTCTAATAATTTTAAATTATCTATTATTGGTAGGCCAAATGCTGGTAAAAGTTCACTACTTAATAAATTAGCAAACGAAAATAGATCAATAGTTTCTAACATCCCTGGAACAACAAGAGATAGCGTTAAAAGTATAATTACTTTAAATAATGAATATTTTGAAATTATTGATACTGCTGGTATTACAAGAAAAAGTAAAATAGAAGATAATGTTGAAAAATATGCTTTGATGAGAGCATTAAATTCTTTAGAAGAATCCAATTTATCTATAATAATGTTAGATTCTACCAAAGAAATTTCTCATTTTGACTCTACTATTATTGGCGAAGCTCTTGAAAATAATAAACCAATTATTATTGCTATTAATAAATGAGACTTAATTGAAAAAGATTCAAAAACAATGCAAAACTATGAAAAAAACATTCGAAATAAATTTCATTTTGTTCCTTGAGTGCCTATTGTTTTTATTTCAGCAAAAACTAATTTAAGAATGCAAACTTTAATTGAAACAATCATAAAAGTTAAAAATAATTTAATTAGAGATATAAAACCTTCTATATTATCAAGTTTTATTAGAGAAACACAAATTATTCAACCTGCTCCTCCTTATAATGGCGGAAGATTAAATATTTACTTAGTAAAAAAAATTAAAGCTCCTATCCCTACTTTTATTTTTTTTGTAAATAATAAAAAATATTTGCACTTTAGTTATCAAAGACACTTAGAAAACGAAATAAGAAAAGTATTAGACTTTGCGGGTTGTCCTCTCAAATTAATTTTTAAAAATAAAAATGGTTTAGAATAA
- a CDS encoding 23S rRNA (pseudouridine(1915)-N(3))-methyltransferase RlmH, with the protein MKKIRIISVGSLSPLFRQLYKEYENSVKKFCLLETVEIKEFSQIKNIQEKKQKETEKIKSFLTSNEKVIILSLKGKQINSEKFSQIINSIEQITFIIGGSDGIDEDLFDDKNKISFSQMTFPHQLFKIMLTEQIYRAFMIIKNKKYHK; encoded by the coding sequence ATGAAAAAAATTAGAATAATATCTGTTGGTTCATTAAGTCCTTTATTCAGGCAGTTGTATAAAGAGTACGAAAATAGCGTTAAAAAATTTTGTTTATTGGAAACTGTAGAAATAAAAGAATTTAGTCAAATTAAAAATATTCAAGAAAAAAAGCAAAAAGAAACAGAAAAAATTAAATCGTTTTTAACAAGCAATGAAAAGGTAATAATTTTGTCCTTAAAAGGAAAACAAATTAACTCAGAAAAATTTTCTCAAATAATAAATTCAATTGAACAAATAACTTTTATAATTGGTGGATCAGATGGTATTGATGAAGATTTATTTGATGATAAAAATAAAATTTCTTTTTCTCAAATGACTTTTCCTCATCAATTATTCAAAATAATGTTAACGGAGCAAATTTATAGAGCTTTTATGATAATAAAAAATAAAAAGTATCATAAATAA
- a CDS encoding IMPACT family protein, protein MRYENWEYQEIKKSKFYSKAYLISNKNQLHEKIREVTILFKKPTHICYAYVFNDNNVIYAGFNDDNEPKNTAGKPILNVLQFKKTINIVVFVVRYFGGIQLGASGLIRAYSKMASLAYEKIK, encoded by the coding sequence ATGAGATATGAAAATTGAGAATATCAAGAAATAAAAAAATCCAAGTTTTATTCAAAAGCATATTTGATTTCTAATAAAAATCAATTACATGAAAAAATTAGAGAAGTAACTATTTTATTTAAAAAACCAACTCATATTTGTTATGCCTATGTTTTTAATGACAATAATGTTATTTATGCTGGATTTAATGATGATAATGAACCTAAAAATACTGCGGGAAAACCAATTCTTAATGTTTTGCAATTCAAAAAGACAATTAATATAGTTGTTTTTGTTGTTAGATATTTTGGAGGTATTCAATTAGGAGCTAGCGGGCTAATAAGAGCCTATTCTAAAATGGCTTCTTTGGCATATGAAAAAATAAAATAA
- a CDS encoding replication initiation and membrane attachment family protein: MDKRLTYSNFKIQYINSISGDDLKNLRKFYSPLLSSDAILLYEHLRDVSIETNKDDFYFDFNNLVFLLNIKLENLNKARRCLESLSLLSTYQDNFRQITVFELEKPLNSIQFSKNKDLCKQLVKKIGNNMFNKLINKTKNIIDTGELSDISASFEDVFNDENTSEEEMNNFYEELVVSKNIDDNVLINNLYEATLKETPATYYYHLTNIKPTYFFINIFNKYKELGLINPIINLTLYYLSDMYLKIDCDIFNDTLDKIYNSKINNFEKAEQFLDQIYVDTMGKTFIKKTLWKAAYTNQINNKKDIQHY; encoded by the coding sequence ATGGATAAAAGATTAACATATTCTAATTTTAAAATTCAATATATTAATTCTATTTCTGGTGATGATTTAAAAAATCTTCGTAAATTTTATTCTCCTCTTTTATCTTCTGATGCAATTTTGCTTTATGAACATTTAAGGGATGTCAGCATAGAAACAAATAAGGATGATTTTTATTTTGATTTCAATAATTTAGTTTTTCTATTGAACATAAAATTAGAAAATCTCAATAAAGCAAGAAGATGCTTGGAATCCCTTTCATTATTATCTACTTATCAAGATAACTTTCGTCAAATTACTGTTTTTGAATTGGAAAAACCACTTAATTCTATCCAATTTTCTAAGAACAAAGACTTGTGTAAACAATTGGTAAAAAAAATTGGTAATAATATGTTTAATAAACTGATAAATAAAACCAAAAACATAATTGACACAGGAGAATTAAGCGATATTTCTGCTAGTTTTGAAGATGTTTTTAATGATGAAAATACAAGCGAAGAAGAAATGAATAATTTTTATGAAGAATTAGTTGTTAGTAAGAATATAGATGATAATGTTTTAATAAATAATCTTTATGAAGCAACTTTAAAAGAAACTCCCGCAACATACTATTATCATTTGACTAATATTAAACCTACTTATTTTTTTATCAACATTTTTAATAAATATAAGGAATTAGGTTTAATTAATCCTATTATTAATTTAACGTTATATTATTTATCTGATATGTATTTGAAAATTGACTGTGATATTTTTAATGATACTTTAGATAAAATATATAATTCCAAAATAAATAATTTTGAAAAAGCTGAACAATTTTTAGATCAAATATACGTGGACACAATGGGAAAAACTTTTATCAAAAAAACTTTATGAAAAGCCGCTTATACAAATCAAATTAACAATAAGAAAGATATTCAGCATTATTAG
- a CDS encoding ATP-binding protein: MKVQEYSLFSKNIEEILSGDIKQKFVSNIKNHPDLLKLDLFKQLKIEDDEILEYGDDFIELIESLKNSANFPYKFKITRKKNGELVFRKKIRSNKEFVNLYLKSLNLFCSDISNLDFSKSLKNVISHTKITNATKNVILDKMNLFFVNNKSDIELKNNFILYSSNIKDVSYFVQAIANNFISENKTVAYLKCDELQKFINYLVSEKISSLNLLNKLIEVEILVLDDIASIKPKNYFINDNLFFVLREREKNKKITIISTDVSTKDLFTFWNDNIEKNNLIFKKLFTSFLEKSEVIKIT, from the coding sequence ATGAAAGTTCAAGAATATTCACTTTTTAGTAAAAATATAGAAGAAATTTTAAGCGGCGACATAAAGCAAAAATTTGTTTCAAATATAAAAAATCATCCAGATTTGTTGAAATTAGATTTATTTAAACAGTTAAAAATAGAAGATGATGAAATATTAGAATACGGAGATGATTTTATAGAATTAATTGAATCTCTAAAAAATTCTGCCAATTTTCCATATAAATTTAAAATTACTCGTAAAAAAAACGGTGAATTAGTTTTTAGAAAAAAAATTAGATCAAATAAAGAATTTGTTAATCTTTATCTAAAATCACTAAATTTATTTTGTTCTGATATTTCTAATCTAGATTTTTCTAAATCATTAAAAAATGTTATTTCTCATACCAAAATTACAAATGCTACTAAAAATGTCATTTTAGATAAAATGAATTTATTTTTTGTCAATAATAAAAGCGATATCGAACTTAAAAATAATTTTATATTGTATTCTAGCAATATAAAAGATGTAAGTTATTTCGTTCAAGCAATAGCAAATAATTTTATAAGTGAAAATAAAACTGTTGCATACTTAAAGTGTGATGAATTACAAAAATTTATTAATTATTTAGTTTCAGAAAAAATATCTAGTTTAAATTTATTGAATAAGTTAATTGAAGTTGAAATATTAGTTTTAGATGATATCGCTAGTATAAAACCTAAAAATTATTTTATAAATGATAATTTATTTTTTGTTCTAAGAGAGCGTGAGAAAAATAAAAAAATAACTATCATTTCTACAGACGTAAGTACTAAAGATTTATTTACATTTTGAAATGATAATATTGAGAAAAATAATCTAATTTTTAAAAAATTATTTACTTCATTTTTAGAAAAAAGTGAAGTAATAAAAATAACCTAA
- the mnmG gene encoding tRNA uridine-5-carboxymethylaminomethyl(34) synthesis enzyme MnmG has protein sequence MNIANKYDAIVVGGGHAGLEAAFALSRKGHKTLLISLDKNRLGMMPCNPSIGGPAKGIITKEIDALGGMQGYWADLSMIQLKVLNQSKGPAVRALRAQIDKEKYSNIALEYVLKQSNLTLLESTVSEIIVDKNNYFLGVKLENNEIINANVGVITTGTYMDSRILRGNDITISGPDNQKTTSKLSESLKNCGFILQRLKTGTPPRIYSDSIDYSKVQAEILNDINLSFSNRSNVKMPKQIACYLTYTTPLTHKIIQENLTKSAMYSGLIEGIGPRYCPSIEDKIVKFSEKERHQIFFEPETADETITYVNGLSTSMPIDVQKKIIESIPGLENARVQKWAYAIEYDAIDPLQLYPSLETKVVKNLFTAGQINGTSGYEEAAGQGIIAGINAGQKLENKDPIIILRNDGYIGVLIDDLVTKGTKEPYRMLTSRAEYRLLLRNDNADIRLAKYALKANMISKEEHDKIIEKYELINKKIEELSKTHLSSKSEIAKKYNILNGPTLLKVIARPDVDPFELITDFPYIEELVISVRLFGYIEKQKNDANKSIKLENYKIPNNIDYDKIINIATEAKQKLNKIRPLTIGQASRISGINPSDIQMLLFYLEITRKKDEKN, from the coding sequence ATGAATATAGCTAATAAATATGATGCAATTGTAGTTGGGGGAGGCCATGCTGGTCTAGAAGCAGCTTTTGCTTTATCTAGAAAAGGTCATAAAACATTGCTGATTTCATTAGACAAAAATCGTTTAGGAATGATGCCGTGTAATCCATCAATAGGGGGTCCTGCTAAAGGAATTATAACTAAGGAAATCGATGCACTAGGAGGAATGCAAGGTTATTGAGCAGATTTATCTATGATACAGTTAAAAGTACTCAATCAATCTAAAGGCCCTGCCGTGAGAGCATTGAGAGCCCAAATAGATAAAGAAAAATATAGTAATATTGCCTTAGAATACGTTTTAAAACAATCAAATTTAACTTTATTAGAAAGTACAGTAAGCGAAATTATCGTTGATAAAAATAATTATTTCTTAGGTGTTAAATTGGAAAATAATGAAATTATCAATGCTAATGTAGGAGTAATAACAACTGGCACATATATGGATTCGAGAATTCTAAGAGGAAATGATATTACTATTAGTGGTCCGGATAATCAAAAAACAACTTCAAAACTTAGCGAATCATTAAAAAATTGTGGATTTATTTTACAAAGATTAAAAACAGGTACTCCCCCTAGAATATATTCTGATTCAATTGATTATTCGAAAGTTCAAGCAGAAATACTTAATGACATTAATTTGAGCTTCTCGAATAGATCAAATGTTAAAATGCCTAAACAAATTGCATGTTATTTGACCTATACTACTCCTCTTACTCATAAAATTATTCAAGAAAATTTAACAAAAAGCGCTATGTATTCTGGCTTAATAGAAGGAATAGGCCCAAGATATTGCCCTTCTATAGAAGATAAGATTGTAAAATTTTCTGAAAAAGAAAGACATCAAATTTTTTTTGAACCAGAAACAGCTGATGAAACAATTACTTATGTTAATGGATTGTCAACTTCTATGCCTATTGATGTGCAAAAAAAAATAATTGAGTCAATTCCGGGATTAGAAAATGCTAGAGTACAAAAGTGAGCATATGCTATAGAATACGATGCTATAGATCCATTGCAACTTTATCCTTCTTTAGAAACCAAAGTTGTTAAAAATCTTTTTACTGCTGGACAAATTAATGGAACAAGTGGTTATGAAGAGGCTGCAGGGCAAGGTATTATAGCAGGAATCAATGCTGGACAAAAGTTAGAAAATAAAGATCCTATTATAATTTTGAGAAATGACGGTTATATAGGTGTTTTGATAGATGATTTAGTCACTAAGGGAACAAAAGAACCATATAGAATGTTAACTAGTAGGGCTGAATATAGATTGCTTCTAAGAAACGATAATGCAGATATTAGATTGGCAAAATATGCTTTAAAAGCAAACATGATTTCTAAAGAAGAACATGACAAAATAATAGAGAAATATGAATTAATAAACAAAAAAATTGAAGAATTAAGCAAAACACATTTATCTAGTAAAAGTGAAATAGCAAAAAAATACAATATACTTAATGGTCCAACTTTATTAAAAGTCATAGCAAGACCTGATGTTGATCCTTTTGAACTAATAACTGATTTCCCTTATATTGAAGAATTAGTTATATCAGTTAGATTATTTGGATATATTGAAAAACAAAAAAATGATGCAAATAAATCAATAAAATTAGAAAATTACAAGATACCAAATAATATTGATTACGACAAAATAATAAATATTGCTACTGAAGCTAAACAAAAATTAAATAAAATTAGACCTTTAACAATTGGACAAGCAAGTAGAATAAGTGGAATTAATCCTTCTGATATTCAAATGCTTCTTTTTTATCTAGAAATAACAAGAAAAAAAGATGAAAAAAATTAG
- the cmk gene encoding (d)CMP kinase — MSRINIAIDGPSGAGKSTVSNELAKRLGYIFVNTGSFYRAVAFYLLNLNIDLNNQELVKQHLHDLANKHSITIDNKEHIYLNGQNITNEIRADQISKASSKIATYPFIREYVVNAIQSITKTSKGYIMDGRDTTFRIMPFAEVKIFLTASSEERTKRRIKQNEELGYITDYNTVLSEIKARDFQDTHRLVDPLHKVEDAIEIDCTNMTFEEVVQSIIEIVNQKVLNG; from the coding sequence ATGAGTAGAATTAATATTGCAATTGACGGTCCCTCTGGCGCTGGAAAGTCAACTGTTTCTAATGAACTTGCTAAACGTTTAGGATATATTTTTGTTAACACTGGAAGTTTTTATAGAGCAGTTGCTTTTTACTTACTAAACTTGAATATAGACTTAAATAATCAAGAACTTGTTAAACAGCACTTACATGACCTTGCAAATAAACATTCTATTACTATTGATAATAAAGAGCACATATATTTAAACGGACAAAATATAACTAATGAAATACGTGCTGATCAAATTTCTAAAGCATCTTCAAAAATTGCAACTTATCCTTTTATTAGAGAATATGTAGTTAACGCAATACAATCAATTACTAAGACTAGTAAAGGCTATATTATGGATGGAAGGGATACAACTTTTAGAATTATGCCTTTCGCGGAAGTTAAAATTTTTCTTACAGCTTCTTCTGAAGAGAGAACTAAAAGAAGAATTAAACAAAATGAAGAACTTGGATATATAACTGACTATAATACAGTCTTAAGCGAAATAAAAGCCAGAGATTTTCAAGATACTCATCGTTTGGTCGATCCATTACATAAAGTTGAAGATGCTATCGAAATTGATTGTACCAACATGACTTTCGAAGAAGTAGTTCAATCGATTATTGAAATAGTAAATCAAAAGGTTCTTAATGGCTAA